A single region of the Syntrophotalea acetylenica genome encodes:
- a CDS encoding phage tail protein produces the protein MLSIKLEGIEQAMRMFDPKVVSPAASQAINDAARAGRAEAARALLGKWNLKAGKVNAELKNIKFARIGDLTATIQAKGRPISLQYFGFKEVRRTVKGKGGKYRQVKGVTGSVLKAGGGKSYPGAFTATMLSGHNGVFMTEKRFFGLSDYGYNKPTRAGTPGSAAGRLWSACRPSPSPPCSTRSPCSKPRSMLSRHGSSHGLGTTLTGSWTNDRGSSLAIR, from the coding sequence ATGTTGAGCATCAAGCTCGAGGGTATAGAGCAGGCCATGCGGATGTTTGACCCCAAGGTCGTCAGCCCCGCCGCCAGCCAGGCAATCAACGATGCGGCCCGAGCGGGGCGGGCGGAAGCGGCACGTGCTCTGCTGGGCAAATGGAATCTGAAAGCGGGCAAGGTCAACGCCGAACTCAAGAATATCAAGTTTGCCAGGATCGGGGATCTGACCGCCACTATCCAGGCGAAGGGCCGCCCGATCAGCCTGCAGTATTTTGGCTTCAAGGAAGTGCGCCGCACGGTCAAAGGCAAGGGCGGGAAGTATCGGCAGGTCAAGGGTGTCACCGGCTCGGTGCTCAAGGCCGGTGGTGGCAAGTCCTACCCTGGCGCCTTCACGGCAACCATGCTCAGCGGACACAATGGCGTGTTCATGACTGAGAAGCGATTCTTTGGCCTCAGCGATTACGGGTACAACAAGCCGACCCGGGCAGGTACGCCGGGCAGCGCGGCAGGACGCCTGTGGTCAGCATGTCGACCGTCACCATCGCCACCATGTTCAACCAGGTCCCCGTGCAGCAAGCCACGGTCAATGCTGTCGAGGCACGGTTCCAGTCACGGTTTGGGCACCACATTGACCGGCTCATGGACAAATGATCGCGGGTCCTCCCTGGCGATCCGGTGA